A region from the Sandaracinus amylolyticus genome encodes:
- a CDS encoding NAD(P)-dependent oxidoreductase: MRTRRPVRASTQLVAKEVRMQTSDVTVVGLGAMGVTIAGLFRANGMRVTVWNRSATRVAEEVARGALAAPDVASAFAASPVIVMCVSNDDAVDTILAAPGATLAGRTLIQLTTISPESARRGARWAREHDGHFLAGAIQAAPSQMGHPDTPVLVSGDRATWDAQRALLETLAGGLVYLGDDPAAAATMDLATLSWVYGAMIGFVHGATIAQKEGLDVATYGRIVRDIGPSFGAFFQHEGAVIQSGDFTVSESPLRISVDATARLLETARASGLSTEFPALAAGIFARAARAGLADREAAAIIEVMR, from the coding sequence ATCCGTACTCGACGTCCGGTTCGAGCATCCACACAGCTCGTCGCGAAGGAGGTTCGGATGCAGACGAGCGACGTGACGGTGGTGGGCCTGGGCGCGATGGGCGTGACGATCGCCGGCCTCTTCCGCGCGAACGGCATGCGGGTGACCGTGTGGAACCGGAGCGCGACGAGAGTCGCGGAGGAGGTCGCGCGCGGCGCGCTCGCGGCGCCCGACGTCGCGTCGGCGTTCGCCGCGAGCCCGGTGATCGTGATGTGCGTCTCGAACGACGACGCGGTCGACACGATCCTCGCGGCCCCCGGCGCGACGCTCGCGGGCCGCACGCTGATCCAGCTGACGACGATCTCGCCCGAGAGCGCGCGCCGCGGCGCGCGCTGGGCGCGCGAGCACGACGGACACTTCCTCGCGGGCGCGATCCAGGCCGCGCCGAGCCAGATGGGCCACCCCGACACGCCGGTGCTCGTCAGCGGCGATCGCGCGACGTGGGACGCGCAGCGCGCGCTGCTCGAGACGCTCGCCGGCGGCCTCGTGTACCTCGGCGACGATCCCGCCGCGGCCGCGACGATGGATCTCGCGACGCTCTCGTGGGTCTACGGCGCGATGATCGGCTTCGTGCACGGCGCGACGATCGCGCAGAAGGAGGGCCTCGACGTCGCGACCTACGGCCGCATCGTGCGCGACATCGGGCCCTCGTTCGGCGCGTTCTTCCAGCACGAGGGCGCGGTGATCCAGTCGGGCGACTTCACCGTCAGCGAGAGCCCGCTTCGCATCTCGGTCGACGCGACCGCGCGGCTGCTCGAGACCGCGCGCGCATCGGGGCTGAGCACCGAGTTCCCCGCGCTCGCCGCGGGCATCTTCGCGCGCGCCGCGCGCGCCGGGCTCGCCGATCGCGAGGCCGCCGCGATCATCGAGGTGATGCGCTGA
- a CDS encoding ABC transporter permease — protein MIRRHLRLLAAQLRLSGLLALQYRWEFLLDGFFSIFWTITALLPLWLVFDERPVIAGYTYPEALTVVGFFTLLQGILEGAIHPSLATVIDAIRTGTLDFVLLKPADAQFLVSTQRFAPWRGVNVLAGIGVLIYAFFEMGRAPEPAHVALAGLMLVLAIIVLYALWIIVVSAAFYVGRIDNLRFLFLAVFDAARWPSTVYRGVLSFVFTFVIPLALMTSYPAGALLGRLPWSTVIGAWIGGLVFALAARAVWLTSIRRYTSASS, from the coding sequence ATGATCCGTCGTCACCTGCGACTGCTGGCCGCGCAGCTCCGGCTCTCGGGGCTGCTCGCGCTGCAGTACCGCTGGGAGTTCCTGCTCGACGGCTTCTTCTCGATCTTCTGGACGATCACCGCGCTGCTCCCGCTCTGGCTCGTGTTCGACGAGCGCCCGGTGATCGCGGGCTACACGTACCCCGAGGCGCTCACGGTCGTCGGGTTCTTCACGCTGCTACAGGGGATCCTCGAGGGCGCGATCCATCCGAGCCTCGCGACCGTGATCGACGCGATCCGCACGGGCACGCTCGACTTCGTGCTGCTGAAGCCCGCGGACGCGCAGTTCCTCGTCTCGACGCAGCGCTTCGCGCCGTGGCGCGGCGTGAACGTGCTCGCCGGGATCGGCGTGCTGATCTACGCGTTCTTCGAGATGGGCCGCGCGCCCGAGCCCGCGCACGTCGCGCTCGCGGGCTTGATGCTCGTGCTCGCGATCATCGTGCTCTACGCGCTCTGGATCATCGTGGTGAGCGCGGCGTTCTACGTGGGGCGCATCGACAACCTGCGCTTCTTGTTCCTCGCGGTGTTCGACGCGGCGCGCTGGCCGAGCACGGTCTATCGCGGCGTGCTCTCGTTCGTGTTCACGTTCGTGATCCCGCTCGCGCTGATGACGAGCTACCCGGCCGGCGCGCTGCTCGGACGACTTCCTTGGTCGACGGTGATCGGCGCGTGGATCGGCGGCCTCGTGTTCGCGCTCGCGGCGCGCGCGGTGTGGCTCACGTCGATCCGTCGCTACACGAGCGCGAGCTCGTAG
- a CDS encoding winged helix-turn-helix transcriptional regulator, which yields MAKKRPRVCGIGPAFEVIGGKWKAQILWEMHTDAKRFGELKRLVPGISEKMLTQQLRELEADGLVHREVLVAVPPHVEYSCTPLGASLNEALGPIADWGERYEKARAKGR from the coding sequence ATGGCGAAGAAGCGCCCTCGGGTGTGCGGCATCGGTCCCGCGTTCGAGGTGATCGGCGGCAAGTGGAAGGCGCAGATCCTCTGGGAGATGCACACCGACGCGAAGCGCTTCGGCGAGCTCAAGCGCCTCGTGCCCGGGATCAGCGAGAAGATGCTCACCCAGCAGCTGCGCGAGCTCGAGGCGGACGGGCTCGTGCATCGCGAGGTGCTCGTCGCGGTGCCGCCGCACGTCGAGTACTCGTGCACGCCGCTCGGCGCCTCGCTGAACGAAGCGCTCGGCCCGATCGCCGACTGGGGCGAGCGCTACGAGAAGGCGCGCGCGAAGGGACGCTGA
- a CDS encoding SIR2 family protein, with amino-acid sequence MRDRGHVFVVHGNLLRLECDAWLLPCGVGGSTAGYWRIPPNADIYDAWEWPPGDWTKVLRCVALEGDHDRPRPFATHIGGGKDAEVAWFVEGALEFVARAHERLRRDGHPPRHGRARHLLAMPIVGTGYGGGAARAGEIVTMLLPELERESEARGIDIALVSLDASNHAAAQATRRAYWASRSPHEPAWPALTEAQRARAIALAQQAVEGKLVLFLGAGISRGAGLPDWATLLEQLAARAAIDDRAGFARLDHLDRAEVLERRFGGTAALGREVASLLGSERSSLAHALLAALPVNEIVTTNYDRLFEIASEPVIGADALAVLGPGRRSDRARWLLKMHGCVTRPEEIVLTRTDYLRYAEERGALMGIVQALLMTRHMLFVGFSLDDPNFHRIADAVRRAVRGSERRGSRDFLGTALTPARRGFVEELWSDDLDWIALAEQGDDFAEAARRHDVFLDCVAAHAPRAAHLFDPAFAPLLAPHEAELTSAVSELRGLVETVRARGETSPALAVIERMLVELGAVGRVPHRALRKR; translated from the coding sequence ATGCGCGATCGCGGCCACGTCTTCGTCGTCCACGGCAACCTGCTGCGCCTCGAGTGCGACGCGTGGCTGCTGCCGTGCGGCGTCGGAGGGAGCACGGCGGGGTATTGGCGCATCCCGCCCAACGCCGACATCTACGACGCGTGGGAGTGGCCGCCCGGCGACTGGACCAAGGTGCTCCGCTGCGTCGCGCTCGAGGGCGATCACGATCGGCCGCGACCGTTCGCGACGCACATCGGCGGCGGCAAGGACGCCGAGGTCGCGTGGTTCGTCGAGGGCGCGCTCGAGTTCGTCGCGCGCGCGCACGAGCGGCTGCGACGCGACGGTCATCCGCCGCGTCACGGTCGCGCGCGTCACCTGCTCGCGATGCCGATCGTCGGCACCGGCTACGGCGGCGGCGCGGCGCGCGCGGGCGAGATCGTGACGATGCTGCTGCCCGAGCTCGAGCGCGAGAGCGAGGCGCGCGGGATCGACATCGCGCTGGTGTCGCTCGATGCGTCGAACCACGCGGCCGCGCAGGCGACGCGCCGCGCGTACTGGGCGTCGCGCTCGCCCCACGAGCCGGCGTGGCCTGCGCTCACCGAGGCGCAGCGCGCGCGCGCGATCGCGCTCGCGCAGCAGGCGGTCGAGGGCAAGCTCGTGCTCTTCCTCGGCGCGGGGATCTCGCGCGGCGCGGGCTTGCCCGACTGGGCGACGCTGCTCGAGCAGCTCGCGGCGCGCGCCGCGATCGACGATCGCGCGGGCTTCGCGCGGCTCGATCACCTCGATCGCGCGGAGGTGCTCGAGCGACGTTTCGGAGGGACCGCGGCGCTCGGTCGCGAGGTCGCGTCGCTGCTCGGCTCGGAGCGATCCTCGCTCGCGCATGCGCTGCTCGCGGCGCTGCCCGTCAACGAGATCGTCACGACGAACTACGATCGACTCTTCGAGATCGCGAGCGAGCCGGTGATCGGCGCCGACGCGCTCGCGGTGCTCGGGCCGGGACGACGGAGCGATCGCGCGCGCTGGCTGCTCAAGATGCACGGGTGCGTGACGCGGCCCGAGGAGATCGTGCTCACGCGCACCGACTATCTCCGCTACGCGGAAGAGCGCGGCGCGCTGATGGGCATCGTGCAGGCGCTCCTGATGACGCGGCACATGCTCTTCGTCGGGTTCTCGCTCGACGACCCGAACTTCCATCGCATCGCGGACGCGGTGCGGCGCGCGGTGCGGGGGAGCGAGCGGCGCGGCAGTCGCGACTTCCTCGGCACCGCGCTCACGCCGGCGCGCCGCGGCTTCGTCGAGGAGCTGTGGAGCGACGACCTCGACTGGATCGCGCTCGCCGAGCAGGGAGACGACTTCGCGGAGGCGGCGCGCCGCCACGACGTGTTCCTCGACTGCGTCGCCGCGCACGCGCCGCGCGCGGCGCACCTGTTCGATCCCGCGTTCGCACCGCTGCTCGCGCCGCACGAGGCGGAGCTCACGAGCGCAGTGTCGGAGCTGCGCGGATTGGTCGAGACGGTGCGCGCCCGCGGCGAGACGTCCCCGGCGCTCGCGGTGATCGAGCGAATGCTCGTGGAGCTCGGCGCAGTGGGTCGAGTGCCTCACCGAGCGTTGCGAAAGCGCTGA